A single Stutzerimonas stutzeri DNA region contains:
- a CDS encoding hotdog fold thioesterase — MSIWHRPPELEQLNANRQNTIVGLLDIRFEAVDDDSLTASMVVDSRTHQPYGLLHGGASVVLAETVGSVASYQCIDASRFYCVGLEVNANHIRALRSGRVTAVCRPVHLGRSSHVWDIRLCGDDGKLSCISRLTVAVIPLGEKSPRPKEAS; from the coding sequence TTGAGCATTTGGCACCGCCCCCCGGAACTCGAACAACTCAACGCGAACCGCCAGAACACCATCGTCGGACTGCTCGATATTCGCTTCGAAGCGGTCGACGATGATTCGCTCACCGCGAGCATGGTGGTCGATTCCCGCACGCATCAACCCTATGGCTTGCTGCACGGCGGCGCTTCGGTCGTACTGGCTGAAACCGTCGGGTCGGTAGCCAGTTACCAGTGCATCGATGCCAGCCGATTCTATTGCGTCGGTCTCGAAGTGAACGCCAACCATATTCGTGCATTGCGCAGCGGTCGCGTCACGGCGGTCTGCCGTCCGGTCCACCTTGGGCGCTCCAGCCATGTCTGGGATATTCGCCTGTGTGGCGACGACGGCAAGCTGAGCTGCATTTCGCGGTTGACGGTCGCCGTCATCCCGCTGGGCGAAAAGAGCCCGCGCCCTAAAGAGGCGTCGTAG
- a CDS encoding alpha/beta fold hydrolase encodes MTQRIFFAHANGFPSGTYRKLFDALAPQYVVSHLDQHGHDPRFPVDDNWQNLVQELLVQLEALKEPVWGVGHSLGGMLHYHAALQRPAFYRGVVMLDSPMTTWFDQTLIWAAKRLGFIDRLTPAGRTLGRREQFSSTEEARDYFASKTLFRAFDPDCLDAYLEHGLEPTAKGLRLRFDPDTEIRIYRSVPHVTPGWPHALKIPLAVVRGRQSRVVLPHHAYLLRLVAHGEAHSLPGGHMFPLERPHDTAMLLKRLFSRWSDLDHRGAA; translated from the coding sequence ATGACGCAACGCATCTTCTTCGCCCACGCCAACGGTTTTCCCTCCGGTACCTATCGCAAGCTGTTCGACGCACTGGCGCCGCAGTATGTCGTCTCCCACCTCGACCAGCATGGCCATGACCCGCGTTTCCCGGTGGACGACAACTGGCAGAATCTGGTGCAGGAGCTGCTGGTACAACTGGAGGCGTTGAAAGAACCTGTGTGGGGTGTCGGGCATTCGTTGGGCGGGATGTTGCACTATCATGCAGCCCTGCAGCGGCCAGCATTCTATCGGGGCGTGGTCATGCTCGATTCGCCGATGACCACCTGGTTCGACCAGACCCTGATCTGGGCAGCCAAGCGCTTGGGTTTCATCGATCGCCTTACGCCTGCCGGCCGGACGCTGGGGCGTCGCGAGCAGTTCAGCAGCACCGAGGAGGCGCGGGACTATTTCGCCAGCAAGACCCTGTTTCGCGCGTTCGATCCCGATTGTCTGGACGCGTACCTCGAGCATGGGCTGGAGCCGACCGCAAAAGGGCTGCGTCTGCGCTTCGATCCGGACACCGAAATTCGGATTTACCGCAGCGTCCCACACGTGACGCCCGGCTGGCCGCACGCGCTGAAGATCCCACTTGCCGTGGTGCGGGGTCGCCAAAGCCGAGTGGTGCTGCCTCACCATGCCTATCTGCTGCGGTTGGTCGCTCACGGCGAGGCTCATTCCCTGCCGGGCGGACACATGTTCCCGCTTGAGCGCCCGCATGACACGGCGATGCTGCTCAAGCGGTTGTTCAGCCGCTGGAGCGACCTGGACCATAGGGGTGCTGCATGA
- a CDS encoding alpha/beta fold hydrolase yields the protein MSVLFEEIRLSLPHIEVAAHLYGPEDGLPVIALHGWLDNAATFSRLAPLLDGVRIVALDLPGHGHSDHRPAGAAYNIWDYAHDVLQTAEQFGWQRFSLLGHSMGAIVSVLLAGAMPDRIERLALIDGVIPYTGEADTAPQKLGESLQALLAVDDKRKPVYANFDQAVMARMKGVGAVSREAAERLAQRGLMPVPGGFTWRTDARLMLPSPMRLSRAHARAFAQRVACPASLILAEQGLMTQPATLELLETLPFTLHRLPGGHHLHLDDQAGAQAVATVFNPFFAA from the coding sequence ATGAGCGTCCTATTCGAAGAGATACGCCTGAGCCTGCCGCATATCGAGGTCGCGGCTCACCTATACGGCCCTGAAGACGGCCTGCCGGTCATCGCGCTGCACGGTTGGCTGGACAATGCCGCCACCTTTTCCCGGCTGGCGCCGCTGCTCGACGGTGTGCGGATCGTCGCGCTGGACCTGCCGGGGCATGGTCATTCCGATCACCGTCCTGCCGGTGCGGCCTATAACATCTGGGACTATGCCCATGATGTGCTACAGACTGCCGAGCAGTTCGGCTGGCAACGATTTTCGCTGCTGGGGCATTCGATGGGTGCCATCGTGTCGGTGTTACTGGCCGGCGCCATGCCCGATCGTATCGAGCGTCTGGCGCTGATCGACGGGGTGATTCCCTATACGGGCGAAGCCGACACCGCGCCGCAGAAGCTGGGGGAATCCTTGCAAGCGCTGCTCGCGGTCGACGACAAGCGCAAGCCGGTCTATGCCAACTTCGACCAGGCCGTCATGGCACGCATGAAGGGCGTCGGCGCGGTCAGCCGGGAAGCGGCCGAGCGGCTTGCCCAGCGAGGGTTGATGCCGGTTCCCGGCGGCTTCACCTGGCGTACCGATGCGCGGCTGATGCTGCCCTCACCGATGCGGCTGAGTCGTGCTCACGCACGGGCTTTCGCGCAGCGGGTGGCCTGCCCGGCGAGCCTGATATTGGCCGAGCAGGGTTTGATGACCCAACCGGCCACGCTCGAGCTGCTCGAGACACTGCCTTTCACGTTGCATCGTCTGCCTGGCGGGCATCATCTGCATCTGGATGATCAAGCGGGGGCGCAAGCGGTGGCGACCGTTTTCAATCCATTCTTCGCAGCGTGA
- a CDS encoding DUF4892 domain-containing protein, which yields MRAVWIAALAMLAHGAMAADPPGSRDLDALSRYPQAQIVAFKEQQVPERIYPLDSIRRISGRLRMSDQVSASGHLVAVTYLLPNTHTGLEAFERARTQLLQSGAELLFWCEQRDCGSSSLWANEIFQRSTLYGPDTRQAYLLARLPGDSDQLVALYGITRGNGRPYLQVEQFTPDEALGVILPSPATLLRQLKSTGELWLPRLPQAPTAEWGALLANVLRLDSTMRVALEGKGAAGWHEALTQERIKARRLDALATDEDGLRIKLLR from the coding sequence ATGCGAGCGGTATGGATCGCCGCACTGGCCATGCTCGCCCACGGGGCGATGGCTGCCGACCCGCCGGGAAGCCGGGACCTGGATGCGCTTTCGCGCTATCCGCAAGCGCAGATCGTGGCGTTCAAGGAGCAGCAGGTCCCGGAGCGGATCTATCCGCTGGATTCGATCCGCCGCATCAGCGGTCGCCTGCGCATGAGCGATCAAGTCAGCGCGAGCGGCCATCTTGTCGCCGTCACCTACCTGTTGCCGAACACCCATACCGGACTCGAAGCCTTCGAGCGGGCGCGCACTCAATTGTTGCAGAGCGGCGCAGAACTGCTGTTCTGGTGCGAGCAGCGCGATTGTGGTTCGAGCAGTCTTTGGGCCAACGAGATATTCCAGCGCTCGACCCTTTACGGGCCCGACACGCGGCAGGCCTATCTGCTGGCGCGGCTGCCTGGCGACTCGGATCAGTTGGTGGCGCTCTATGGCATCACGCGTGGCAACGGTCGTCCCTATCTGCAGGTCGAGCAATTCACGCCTGACGAGGCACTTGGGGTCATCCTGCCGAGCCCAGCGACCCTGTTGCGTCAGCTGAAGAGTACCGGCGAGCTCTGGTTGCCCCGATTGCCGCAAGCGCCCACGGCGGAGTGGGGCGCATTGCTGGCCAACGTCCTGCGGCTCGACAGCACCATGCGGGTTGCCCTGGAAGGAAAGGGCGCCGCAGGCTGGCATGAAGCCCTGACGCAGGAGCGGATCAAGGCGCGTCGCCTGGATGCCTTGGCAACGGACGAGGACGGCCTGCGAATCAAACTGTTGCGTTGA
- a CDS encoding AI-2E family transporter, with product MLNNDRLLVQILLLVLLGACVWVLAPFASALFWAAVLAFASWPVMRVLTRWLKGNSTLAATLLTLAWMVSVAVPLVWLGFNIADQIREVNVLVHSLQVQGLPEPPAWLGDLPLVGDRLLILWSTVDEQGTAFFATIRPYIGQVGNWLLVRSARIGGGMLELALSLVLVFFFYRDGPKLAAFVHSLLHRLIGERADHYLELVAGTVQRVVNGVIGTAAAQAILAYVGFSIAGIPGALILGLLTFAFSFLMVPPLIWGPAVAWLAWQGDYAMAVFLGVWGMFIISGVDNVLKPYLISRGGNLPLVVVLLGVFGGVLAFGFMGLFLGPTLLAVAYSLLGDWLIKEVPPDQLPRN from the coding sequence ATGCTCAACAATGATCGCCTGCTGGTGCAGATTCTGCTCCTGGTGCTGCTCGGTGCCTGTGTGTGGGTGCTGGCTCCTTTTGCCTCCGCGCTGTTCTGGGCGGCGGTACTGGCATTCGCGAGCTGGCCGGTCATGCGCGTGCTGACTCGCTGGCTGAAAGGCAATTCGACGCTCGCCGCGACGCTGCTGACACTGGCATGGATGGTATCGGTCGCGGTGCCGCTGGTCTGGCTGGGGTTCAACATTGCCGACCAGATTCGCGAGGTCAACGTTCTGGTGCACAGTCTGCAGGTGCAGGGCTTGCCGGAGCCGCCGGCATGGCTGGGCGACCTGCCGCTTGTGGGCGATCGCCTGTTGATCCTCTGGAGCACGGTTGACGAGCAGGGCACGGCCTTCTTCGCGACCATTCGTCCCTACATCGGCCAGGTCGGCAACTGGCTGCTGGTGCGCAGCGCGCGAATCGGCGGCGGCATGCTGGAACTCGCACTCAGCCTGGTACTGGTGTTCTTCTTCTATCGTGACGGCCCGAAGCTCGCCGCCTTCGTCCACAGCCTGCTGCATCGGCTGATCGGGGAGCGCGCCGATCACTATCTGGAACTGGTAGCCGGTACGGTGCAGCGCGTCGTCAATGGTGTGATCGGCACGGCCGCGGCCCAGGCGATCCTGGCCTATGTGGGGTTCAGCATTGCGGGCATACCGGGTGCGTTGATCCTCGGCCTGCTGACCTTCGCGTTCAGCTTCCTGATGGTTCCACCGCTGATCTGGGGGCCGGCGGTGGCCTGGCTCGCCTGGCAGGGCGACTACGCAATGGCGGTGTTCCTCGGCGTCTGGGGCATGTTCATCATCAGCGGCGTGGACAACGTGCTCAAGCCTTACCTGATCAGCCGTGGCGGCAACCTGCCGTTGGTTGTCGTACTGCTCGGCGTGTTCGGCGGCGTCCTGGCGTTCGGTTTCATGGGATTGTTTCTCGGCCCGACGCTGCTGGCGGTCGCCTACAGCCTGCTGGGCGACTGGCTGATCAAGGAAGTGCCCCCCGACCAATTGCCCCGTAACTGA
- a CDS encoding patatin-like phospholipase family protein, with protein sequence MGNKVALVLGSGGARGYAHIGVIEELTARGYEINCIAGCSMGAVVGGIYAAGKLDEYREWIESLDYFDMLRLVDPSFSLGAIRGEKIFGRIREMLGSVNIEDLPIPFTAVAADLTNQQEIWFQEGNLELAMRASAAIPSLFTPVMQGNRMLVDGGILNPLPIVPVVSSHSDIIIAVNLNANNHRQYPLPEVVRPGRFDAMVSSISSHIPFWRSKGLEEQFAELPPPDEADASQPPSAPTGQSAPKSAEGSRVVDVGSPASLLELINQSFEVMQSSLTQYKIAGYPPNVLVNIPKRACRFYEFYKAPELIKLGQIIASDALDKYEQEQL encoded by the coding sequence ATGGGCAACAAGGTCGCACTGGTATTGGGGTCGGGTGGCGCACGCGGTTACGCGCACATCGGGGTCATCGAAGAACTCACCGCTCGGGGTTACGAGATCAATTGCATCGCAGGGTGCTCGATGGGTGCGGTTGTTGGCGGGATCTACGCCGCGGGAAAGCTGGATGAGTACAGGGAATGGATCGAGAGCCTGGACTACTTCGACATGCTGCGACTGGTCGACCCGAGCTTCAGCCTCGGCGCCATACGGGGGGAGAAAATATTTGGCCGTATCCGCGAGATGCTGGGTTCGGTCAATATCGAAGATTTGCCGATACCGTTCACCGCCGTGGCGGCCGACCTTACCAACCAGCAGGAAATATGGTTTCAGGAAGGCAACCTGGAACTGGCGATGCGCGCGTCGGCGGCAATTCCAAGCCTGTTCACACCGGTCATGCAGGGCAACAGGATGCTGGTGGACGGCGGGATTCTCAACCCTCTGCCGATCGTGCCGGTGGTGTCCAGCCACAGCGATATCATCATTGCAGTCAACCTCAACGCCAACAATCATCGCCAGTATCCGTTGCCGGAAGTGGTCCGGCCTGGCCGCTTCGATGCGATGGTCAGCTCGATCAGCTCGCACATTCCGTTCTGGCGCAGCAAAGGGCTGGAAGAGCAGTTCGCCGAACTCCCGCCCCCTGACGAGGCCGATGCCAGCCAGCCCCCTTCGGCGCCCACCGGGCAGAGCGCGCCGAAGTCCGCCGAAGGCTCGCGGGTGGTCGACGTCGGCAGTCCGGCCTCGCTGCTGGAACTGATCAACCAGAGTTTCGAGGTGATGCAGTCTTCGCTGACGCAGTACAAGATCGCCGGTTACCCACCGAATGTGCTGGTCAACATCCCCAAGCGCGCCTGCCGCTTCTACGAGTTCTACAAGGCGCCGGAGTTGATCAAGCTGGGCCAGATCATCGCCAGCGACGCACTCGACAAATATGAGCAGGAACAGCTCTAG
- the selD gene encoding selenide, water dikinase SelD, with translation MSEPIRLTQYSHGAGCGCKISPKVLDVILAGSGAQNLDPRLWVGNASRDDAAVYGIDEERGVVSTTDFFMPIVDDPFDFGRIAATNAISDIYAMGGDPLMAIAILGWPVNLLPPEVAREVIAGGRAVCDAAGIPLAGGHSIDAPEPIFGLAVTGLVNKSQMKRNDTASVGCKLYLTKPLGIGILTTAEKKARLRAEDVGLARDWMCTLNTPGSCFGKLAGVQAMTDVTGFGLLGHLVEMADGSGVTARIEYARVPRLQGVEYYLEQGCVPGGTGRNFESYGDRIGPLDEIHKQLLCDPQTSGGLLVAVAPEGEAQFLAAAKQLGLALEPIGELVEAGTYAVEVR, from the coding sequence ATGAGCGAACCCATCCGCCTCACCCAATACAGCCATGGTGCCGGCTGCGGCTGCAAGATTTCGCCCAAGGTGCTGGATGTGATTCTTGCCGGCAGTGGCGCACAGAACCTCGACCCGCGCCTGTGGGTTGGCAATGCCTCGCGCGACGATGCCGCCGTGTACGGCATCGATGAAGAGCGCGGTGTGGTATCGACCACTGATTTCTTCATGCCCATCGTGGACGATCCGTTCGATTTCGGTCGCATCGCCGCCACCAACGCCATCAGCGATATCTATGCCATGGGGGGAGACCCTCTGATGGCGATCGCGATTCTCGGTTGGCCGGTCAACCTGCTGCCACCGGAAGTCGCCCGCGAGGTCATCGCCGGTGGGCGTGCGGTCTGTGATGCGGCAGGCATTCCGTTGGCCGGTGGCCATTCGATCGATGCACCTGAGCCGATCTTCGGTCTGGCAGTGACCGGTCTGGTCAACAAATCGCAGATGAAGCGCAACGACACGGCTTCGGTCGGCTGCAAGCTCTACCTGACCAAGCCGCTGGGCATCGGCATCCTGACCACGGCTGAAAAGAAGGCCCGATTGCGAGCCGAGGACGTTGGGCTGGCTCGCGACTGGATGTGCACGCTGAACACGCCTGGCAGCTGCTTCGGCAAGCTCGCCGGTGTCCAGGCCATGACCGATGTCACCGGCTTCGGCCTGCTCGGGCATCTGGTGGAAATGGCGGACGGCAGTGGCGTGACCGCGCGCATCGAATACGCCCGCGTACCACGCCTCCAGGGCGTCGAGTATTACCTCGAGCAGGGCTGCGTACCGGGTGGCACCGGGCGCAACTTCGAAAGCTATGGCGACCGTATCGGCCCGCTCGATGAGATCCACAAACAGCTACTCTGCGATCCACAGACCAGCGGCGGGTTGCTGGTAGCCGTTGCGCCTGAAGGCGAGGCGCAATTCCTGGCAGCCGCGAAGCAACTCGGCCTGGCTCTCGAGCCGATCGGCGAACTCGTCGAGGCCGGCACCTATGCCGTCGAGGTCCGTTGA
- the mnmH gene encoding tRNA 2-selenouridine(34) synthase MnmH encodes MRGDTGNYRELFLDDVPMMDARAPVEFAKGAFPGVVNLPLMNDIERQKVGTCYKQHGQQAAIELGHRLVSGSVKAQRIQAWVDFARNNPQGYIYCFRGGLRSQLVQQWLKTEAGIDYPRVTGGYKAMRHFLLDTLEHAANRDDFVLVGGMTGTGKTEVLARLQDSVDLEGIANHRGSSFGKRATPQPVQIDFENALAIRLLKLQQAGARQFVLEDEARLVGRCSIPLPLFQGMQCYPLVWLEDSFEGRVERILKDYVIDLCAEFVGEQGEGGFSAFAERLQQSLVNISKRLGGECYTRLAAIMDQALAEQARSGAVDLHRGWIEALLRQYYDPMYVYQRESKASRIEFAGEQDAVVEFLRERARRKTEQDSK; translated from the coding sequence ATGCGCGGCGATACCGGCAACTACCGCGAGCTGTTTCTCGACGACGTGCCGATGATGGACGCTCGTGCGCCGGTTGAATTTGCCAAGGGCGCGTTTCCCGGCGTGGTCAACCTGCCGTTGATGAACGATATCGAACGGCAGAAAGTCGGCACCTGCTACAAGCAACATGGGCAGCAGGCGGCGATCGAACTCGGCCATCGGCTGGTCAGCGGATCGGTCAAGGCCCAGCGCATCCAGGCCTGGGTGGACTTCGCACGTAACAACCCGCAGGGCTATATCTATTGCTTCCGTGGCGGGCTGCGTTCACAACTGGTCCAGCAGTGGCTCAAGACCGAGGCGGGGATCGACTATCCGCGCGTGACCGGGGGCTACAAGGCGATGCGTCACTTTCTGCTCGACACGCTCGAGCACGCGGCCAACCGTGACGATTTCGTCCTGGTCGGCGGCATGACCGGTACGGGCAAGACTGAAGTGCTGGCGCGTCTGCAGGACAGTGTCGACCTGGAGGGCATCGCCAATCACCGGGGTTCGAGCTTTGGCAAGCGGGCCACGCCGCAACCGGTGCAGATCGATTTCGAGAATGCGCTGGCGATTCGCCTGCTGAAGCTGCAGCAGGCCGGAGCGCGGCAGTTCGTTCTGGAAGACGAAGCGCGGCTGGTCGGGCGCTGCTCGATTCCGCTGCCTTTGTTCCAGGGGATGCAATGTTATCCGCTGGTATGGCTGGAGGACAGCTTCGAAGGGCGCGTCGAGCGCATCCTCAAGGATTATGTGATCGACCTCTGCGCTGAATTCGTGGGCGAACAGGGCGAGGGCGGATTCAGCGCATTCGCCGAGCGTTTGCAGCAAAGTCTGGTCAATATCAGCAAGCGGCTCGGGGGCGAGTGCTATACGCGTCTGGCCGCGATCATGGATCAAGCGCTTGCCGAACAGGCTCGAAGCGGTGCGGTCGATCTGCACCGTGGATGGATCGAGGCGCTGCTGAGGCAGTACTACGATCCGATGTACGTCTACCAACGGGAGAGCAAGGCGTCCCGTATCGAATTCGCGGGAGAACAGGACGCGGTGGTCGAGTTTCTCCGCGAACGTGCACGCAGGAAAACCGAGCAGGACTCGAAATGA
- a CDS encoding flavin reductase family protein, whose protein sequence is MQLDFSRLTPADAYRWLTSTVTPRPIAWVSTRSREGISNLAPFSFFQVISSDPPTLLINVGLKDGAPKDTARNAEETGELVVQLVGAGQAHAMNASAAVLPHGHSEFEHCAIASEPASLVDVARVKGAPIAFECRVAQIQPYPLASPNCYLIFAEVLLAHIDDAVLDARGRIDPARLDLVGRLGGISYAYTRERFEMVRP, encoded by the coding sequence ATGCAACTTGATTTCTCACGCCTGACGCCGGCCGATGCTTATCGCTGGTTGACGTCCACCGTCACGCCGCGGCCGATCGCCTGGGTCTCGACCCGCTCCAGGGAGGGCATCAGCAACCTCGCGCCGTTCAGCTTCTTCCAGGTAATCAGTAGCGATCCCCCGACGCTGCTGATCAATGTCGGGCTGAAGGACGGCGCGCCCAAGGATACCGCCCGCAATGCCGAGGAAACGGGCGAACTGGTGGTGCAATTGGTGGGGGCGGGGCAGGCGCACGCGATGAATGCTTCCGCGGCGGTGTTGCCCCATGGCCACAGCGAATTCGAGCACTGCGCAATCGCCAGCGAGCCAGCCTCGCTCGTCGACGTTGCGCGCGTGAAGGGGGCACCCATCGCGTTCGAATGCCGGGTTGCGCAAATCCAGCCATACCCGCTGGCGTCGCCCAACTGCTACCTGATATTCGCCGAAGTGCTGCTGGCACACATCGACGACGCGGTGCTGGACGCGCGAGGTCGCATCGATCCGGCGCGGCTCGATCTGGTTGGAAGGCTCGGGGGCATCAGCTACGCCTATACCCGCGAGCGCTTCGAGATGGTCCGACCGTAG
- a CDS encoding AAA family ATPase translates to MRARLDVCLRAVNDILLGKQSQVRLAMACLLARGHLLIEDLPGMGKTTLSHALARVMGLEFQRIQFTSDLLPGDILGTSVFDKDSGQFAFHPGPIFAELILADEINRATPKSQSALLEAMEEGQVTIEGATRPLPEPFFVVATQNPVSSGGTFSLPESQLDRFLMRLSLGYPAKAAEKALLLGDSRRDLLVRLEPLLDRAALVEIQDAVAQVRVSDALVDYVLRLVEATRTQPQFAWGLSPRGSLALLAAARAWAFLDGRDYAIPEDVQAVLPSVVGHRLRERADATGHGGGALVQWLLREVPAL, encoded by the coding sequence ATGCGCGCTAGATTGGATGTCTGCCTGCGAGCGGTTAACGACATACTGCTCGGCAAGCAATCACAGGTGCGGTTGGCCATGGCGTGCCTGTTGGCCAGGGGGCACCTGCTGATCGAGGACCTGCCGGGAATGGGCAAGACGACCCTCAGCCACGCACTCGCCCGGGTGATGGGCCTGGAGTTCCAGCGGATCCAGTTCACTTCCGACCTGCTGCCGGGGGACATCCTCGGTACGTCCGTGTTCGACAAGGACAGCGGCCAGTTCGCTTTCCATCCCGGGCCGATCTTTGCCGAATTGATTCTGGCCGATGAGATCAATCGGGCCACCCCCAAGAGCCAGAGCGCTTTGCTCGAAGCCATGGAAGAAGGGCAAGTGACCATCGAGGGCGCTACGCGCCCGCTGCCTGAGCCGTTTTTCGTGGTGGCCACCCAGAACCCGGTCAGCTCCGGCGGTACGTTCTCGTTGCCCGAGTCACAGCTGGATCGGTTTCTGATGCGTTTGTCGCTGGGCTACCCGGCGAAAGCCGCAGAGAAGGCGCTGCTGCTCGGTGATTCGCGGCGCGATCTGCTGGTGCGACTGGAGCCATTGCTCGACCGCGCCGCGCTGGTGGAAATCCAGGACGCAGTGGCGCAGGTCAGGGTCAGCGATGCGCTGGTCGATTACGTACTGCGACTGGTCGAGGCAACCCGTACCCAGCCGCAATTCGCGTGGGGCCTGTCGCCGCGGGGCAGCCTCGCATTGCTGGCGGCTGCGCGCGCCTGGGCCTTTCTCGACGGTCGCGATTACGCCATACCGGAAGATGTCCAGGCGGTATTGCCTTCGGTGGTCGGACATCGCCTGCGCGAGCGTGCCGATGCCACCGGTCACGGCGGTGGCGCACTGGTGCAATGGCTGTTGCGTGAAGTGCCAGCGCTCTGA
- a CDS encoding DUF58 domain-containing protein yields MRLLPRVRDRWLLKRIPPGPSMRLDQRRIFIMPTPVGMTFLAALLLMLVAAINYQNSLAYGLTFLLGSVYMVAILHTWRNLAGLTLQAAGSQAVFLGEQARLHVRLESRDRIYQAVALGWPKSGLQVVDVPAGGTCEVELSLPTEHRGWLRPGRLRVESRFPLGILVAWSWVDLQLAALVYPRPVAGVLPEIGGSAEDAREGTRASGAGIDDYQGLKPWQPGDSRRRLNWKAYSRGQGLLVKDFTAVLGQEPVLDLDALAGDIESRLSLLCHWVVELSARQQPFALSAGGAMIGPDAGVDHRNRCLRQLAVFGLAREGDR; encoded by the coding sequence ATGCGACTACTGCCGCGGGTACGTGATCGCTGGTTGCTGAAGCGCATCCCGCCCGGCCCGAGCATGCGGCTCGACCAACGACGGATATTCATCATGCCGACGCCGGTGGGCATGACGTTCCTCGCCGCGTTGCTGCTGATGCTGGTGGCCGCGATCAACTACCAGAACAGCCTCGCCTATGGCCTGACGTTTCTGCTTGGCTCGGTATACATGGTCGCGATCCTTCATACTTGGCGCAATCTTGCCGGCCTGACGCTCCAGGCAGCGGGCTCGCAGGCGGTCTTTCTCGGCGAGCAGGCGCGCCTGCACGTACGACTCGAAAGCCGCGACCGGATCTACCAGGCCGTGGCGCTGGGCTGGCCGAAAAGCGGCTTGCAGGTGGTCGACGTGCCAGCGGGCGGGACCTGCGAGGTCGAGCTGAGCCTGCCGACCGAGCACCGTGGCTGGTTACGGCCTGGTCGTCTTCGCGTCGAGAGTCGCTTTCCGTTGGGCATCCTGGTGGCGTGGAGCTGGGTGGACCTGCAACTGGCCGCTCTGGTGTACCCGCGCCCGGTGGCCGGGGTCCTGCCTGAAATCGGAGGCTCGGCTGAGGACGCGCGCGAGGGCACTCGGGCGTCAGGGGCCGGTATCGATGATTACCAGGGCCTGAAGCCCTGGCAGCCGGGCGACTCCCGGCGGCGGCTGAACTGGAAAGCCTATTCACGCGGGCAAGGCCTGTTGGTCAAGGATTTCACTGCGGTGCTCGGACAGGAGCCCGTGCTTGACCTGGATGCGCTCGCCGGCGATATCGAGTCGCGGCTGTCCTTGCTCTGCCATTGGGTCGTCGAGTTGTCTGCTCGTCAACAGCCCTTCGCCTTGAGCGCGGGCGGCGCAATGATCGGGCCGGATGCGGGCGTCGACCACCGCAACCGTTGCCTGCGCCAGTTGGCGGTGTTCGGCCTGGCGCGGGAGGGCGACCGATGA